Proteins encoded together in one Sphingomonas radiodurans window:
- a CDS encoding PepSY-associated TM helix domain-containing protein produces MNKLAMRRLWFQVHKWIGLILAILIIPLSLSGAALVWDDGLDRLVNPGRYATSGSAMLPLDRYLAAARSRAQREDRVANIVLPEDGGPVVVTLVRPPAQGERRPLRTTVYVDPPTATLLDVADNSRGLLRTLHVLHGSLLVPGVGRQIVGWIGVAMMLSSFTGLWLWWPVVGRWAKGLRWRRHANVDANLHHLAGFWIAIPLFVLSLTGAWISFPAFFGALVGEPARRGGPPGMMDRPVDRPAMAIDQVLSRARAFGPAEPLRTIILPTERKSDWTLAYDTQPMITVAVADDSGVAARSAPARSGGGVGRLMRRLHDGTGMGWLWQALIFVGGVLPVLLAITGVIMWWRARTWRRALAERQRARLTA; encoded by the coding sequence ATGAACAAGCTCGCGATGCGGCGGCTCTGGTTTCAGGTTCACAAATGGATCGGGCTGATCCTCGCCATCCTGATCATCCCACTGTCGTTGAGCGGCGCCGCGCTGGTATGGGACGATGGGCTCGACCGGCTCGTCAACCCCGGGCGCTACGCCACGAGTGGCAGCGCGATGCTGCCGCTCGACCGATACCTTGCTGCCGCCCGGTCCAGGGCGCAGCGCGAAGATCGTGTTGCGAACATCGTCCTTCCCGAGGATGGCGGGCCAGTCGTCGTCACGCTTGTGCGACCGCCCGCGCAAGGCGAGCGCCGCCCGCTCCGCACCACCGTCTATGTCGATCCGCCGACCGCGACCTTGCTCGACGTGGCCGACAATAGCCGTGGGCTGCTGCGCACGTTGCACGTTCTCCATGGCAGCCTGTTGGTGCCGGGCGTGGGGCGGCAGATCGTCGGCTGGATCGGCGTTGCGATGATGCTGTCGAGCTTCACCGGGCTGTGGCTGTGGTGGCCCGTAGTCGGTCGCTGGGCAAAGGGGCTGCGCTGGCGGCGGCACGCCAATGTCGATGCGAACTTGCATCATCTGGCGGGCTTCTGGATCGCGATCCCTTTGTTCGTGCTGTCGCTGACCGGTGCCTGGATCAGCTTTCCGGCGTTCTTCGGCGCACTCGTCGGCGAGCCGGCGCGCAGGGGAGGCCCGCCGGGAATGATGGATCGGCCCGTCGATCGCCCGGCGATGGCGATCGACCAGGTATTGTCTCGCGCGCGCGCCTTCGGCCCGGCCGAACCGCTGCGCACGATCATCCTTCCAACCGAGCGGAAATCGGATTGGACCCTGGCTTACGATACGCAACCCATGATCACGGTGGCGGTGGCGGACGACAGCGGGGTCGCGGCCCGGTCCGCCCCCGCGCGCAGTGGCGGCGGCGTTGGGCGTCTGATGCGGCGCTTGCACGACGGCACCGGCATGGGCTGGCTGTGGCAGGCGCTGATCTTCGTCGGCGGCGTGCTTCCGGTGCTGCTTGCGATCACTGGCGTGATCATGTGGTGGCGTGCGCGGACGTGGCGACGCGCGTTGGCGGAACGGCAGCGTGCGCGGCTGACTGCCTAG
- a CDS encoding ferritin-like domain-containing protein, with product MIKDSVLAALEVAELRRAERRRFLKVAGASTAAIGGLTLLAACGDDDDDTPTPTPSPTPTPTPTSATIGDGDILNLALNLEYLEAQFYSFAAFGVGLPESSLSGSVGTRGNVTGGRRVTFTDPLVAAYAREIAADEIAHVNFLRAAIGSTAVAQPAINIDGGPNGAFTAAARAAGLVGASESFDPYANDNTFLLAAFLFEDVGVTAYKGAAPLLTSKVFLEAAAGILAAEAYHAGLVRTVIYAKGLDTTTGLRAGANAISNARDSLEGTSDLDQGVTGSDATVSNIVPTDSNGIVYSRSPEQVHNIVYLRTTAGIGGGFFPAGTNNAFAALRTSGAN from the coding sequence ATGATCAAGGATTCCGTACTCGCGGCGCTCGAAGTTGCCGAGCTGCGTCGCGCCGAGCGTCGCCGTTTTCTAAAGGTGGCGGGCGCATCGACTGCCGCCATTGGCGGGCTTACGCTGCTCGCCGCCTGCGGTGACGACGATGACGACACGCCCACGCCAACCCCGTCGCCCACGCCGACCCCGACCCCGACGTCGGCCACCATCGGCGATGGCGATATCCTTAACCTCGCGCTCAACCTTGAGTATCTTGAGGCGCAATTCTATTCGTTTGCGGCGTTCGGCGTAGGCCTGCCTGAGTCGAGCCTAAGCGGTTCGGTCGGCACGCGCGGCAACGTGACGGGTGGCCGCCGCGTCACCTTCACCGACCCGCTCGTCGCCGCCTACGCGCGTGAGATCGCGGCAGACGAGATCGCCCACGTCAACTTCCTGCGTGCGGCGATCGGCAGCACCGCGGTCGCGCAGCCGGCGATCAACATCGATGGCGGTCCGAACGGCGCCTTCACCGCAGCGGCGCGCGCTGCGGGCCTCGTGGGGGCGAGCGAAAGCTTCGATCCTTACGCCAACGACAATACGTTCCTGCTCGCCGCCTTCCTGTTCGAGGACGTCGGCGTCACGGCGTACAAGGGCGCCGCGCCGCTGCTGACCAGCAAGGTGTTCCTCGAGGCGGCAGCCGGCATCCTGGCGGCCGAGGCCTATCACGCCGGGCTCGTCCGCACCGTGATCTACGCGAAGGGTCTCGATACGACGACTGGCCTGCGTGCGGGCGCGAACGCGATCTCGAACGCGCGCGATTCGCTCGAGGGAACCAGTGATCTCGATCAGGGCGTCACGGGTAGCGACGCCACCGTGTCGAATATCGTGCCGACCGACAGCAACGGCATCGTCTACAGCCGTTCGCCCGAGCAGGTGCACAACATCGTCTATCTGCGCACCACGGCCGGCATCGGCGGCGGGTTCTTTCCCGCCGGCACCAACAACGCCTTCGCCGCACTGCGGACCAGCGGCGCGAATTGA
- a CDS encoding phosphatase PAP2 family protein → MHPESPLETLADTPATPDQIAPEGITHPPYAFIALLALAGAVLVIALLGSTIARGSQFDFDSAIMLGLRIPGDLATPVGPVWLRQAMIDVTALGGGTVLTIVVVLTIGYLLAGRHFLTAALVFGGTVSGSNAVALGKRLVARERPALVDHLVEVSSASFPSGHASNSAIIYLTIALTVMQIVPSRAARWYLFGATIALVTLIGVSRVYLGVHWPSDVLAGWSAGALWALAWWALGSWLRLRLRLRLARR, encoded by the coding sequence ATGCACCCCGAATCCCCGCTCGAAACCCTCGCCGACACCCCCGCGACCCCCGATCAGATCGCGCCCGAGGGCATCACGCACCCGCCCTACGCCTTCATCGCGCTGCTCGCGCTCGCCGGCGCGGTGCTCGTCATCGCCTTGCTCGGAAGCACGATCGCGCGCGGGTCGCAGTTCGATTTCGATTCCGCGATCATGCTCGGCCTGCGCATCCCCGGCGATCTCGCGACGCCGGTGGGGCCGGTGTGGCTGCGGCAGGCGATGATCGATGTCACCGCGCTCGGCGGCGGCACGGTGCTCACGATCGTCGTCGTGCTCACGATCGGCTATCTGCTCGCCGGCCGCCACTTCCTCACCGCGGCGCTGGTGTTCGGCGGCACGGTCAGCGGCTCGAATGCGGTCGCGCTCGGCAAGCGGCTCGTCGCGCGCGAGCGGCCGGCGCTGGTCGATCATCTCGTCGAGGTATCCTCCGCCAGTTTCCCCAGCGGGCACGCGTCGAACAGTGCGATCATCTATCTCACCATCGCGCTGACGGTGATGCAGATCGTGCCGAGCCGCGCGGCGCGCTGGTATCTGTTCGGCGCGACGATCGCGCTGGTCACGCTGATCGGCGTCAGCCGCGTCTATCTCGGGGTGCATTGGCCCAGCGACGTGCTCGCCGGGTGGAGCGCGGGCGCCTTGTGGGCGCTGGCATGGTGGGCGCTCGGCTCGTGGCTGCGGCTGCGGCTGCGGCTGCGGCTGGCACGGCGCTAG
- a CDS encoding Txe/YoeB family addiction module toxin — protein MILTFSSRAWSEYLEWQGDDRRGLERVNALIKECQRDPFRGTGKPEPLGGNLSGWWSRRINREHRLVYRVSGAGDAQALEIAQCRYHY, from the coding sequence GTGATCCTGACGTTTTCGTCGCGTGCCTGGTCCGAGTATCTTGAATGGCAGGGTGACGACCGGCGAGGTCTGGAGCGCGTCAACGCGTTGATCAAGGAGTGCCAGCGCGATCCGTTCCGCGGCACCGGCAAGCCAGAGCCGCTTGGCGGTAATTTATCTGGCTGGTGGTCCCGCCGCATCAATCGCGAGCATCGGCTGGTGTATCGGGTGAGCGGTGCCGGCGACGCGCAGGCGCTGGAGATCGCGCAGTGCCGGTATCATTATTGA
- a CDS encoding sigma-70 family RNA polymerase sigma factor: MREGAAGVDDAARARLTDALVRTGKQDARAFRLVYRLTSAKLFGICLRTCGERKAAEDVLQDVYLTVWTRAAGFDASRGSAIAWLSTIARNRSIDWRRANRPVTTSDAVLAEIADDTPSAPDIMLLDERERALHLCLDDLEERQRAAIRTAFFDGFTYAELAERAAVPLGTMKSWVRRGLLRLRECLDGSGS, encoded by the coding sequence ATGCGGGAGGGGGCGGCCGGAGTTGATGATGCAGCGCGTGCGCGCTTGACGGATGCGCTTGTGCGCACCGGGAAGCAGGACGCTCGCGCTTTCCGACTCGTGTATCGACTGACCAGTGCGAAGCTTTTCGGCATCTGCCTGCGTACCTGTGGGGAACGAAAGGCAGCGGAGGACGTGTTGCAGGACGTCTATCTTACGGTTTGGACACGAGCGGCGGGCTTCGATGCCTCGCGGGGCAGCGCAATCGCATGGCTGTCGACGATCGCGCGCAACCGTTCGATCGACTGGCGCCGCGCCAATCGGCCAGTGACCACGTCAGACGCTGTGCTGGCCGAAATTGCGGACGATACACCCTCCGCGCCGGACATAATGCTGCTCGACGAACGCGAACGCGCGCTGCATCTGTGCCTCGATGATCTGGAGGAGCGGCAGCGTGCGGCGATCCGCACGGCATTCTTCGACGGATTCACCTATGCCGAACTGGCGGAGCGCGCCGCCGTGCCGCTCGGCACGATGAAGAGCTGGGTACGACGCGGCCTCCTCCGATTGCGGGAGTGCCTCGATGGCAGTGGCTCCTGA
- a CDS encoding type II toxin-antitoxin system Phd/YefM family antitoxin yields the protein MQSLSISEARANMKALVDRVVADKAPVSITRQKGEGVVMISQSEWSSIEETLYLLQSPANAKRLLESIGELDAGAGVERALIEP from the coding sequence ATGCAGTCGCTCAGCATCTCCGAAGCCCGCGCCAATATGAAAGCGCTCGTGGACCGCGTGGTCGCCGACAAAGCGCCGGTGTCGATCACCCGTCAGAAGGGCGAGGGCGTGGTAATGATCTCGCAAAGCGAATGGTCGTCGATCGAGGAGACGCTCTATCTCCTGCAATCGCCGGCGAACGCGAAGCGCCTTCTGGAAAGCATCGGCGAGCTTGATGCCGGGGCGGGCGTGGAGCGCGCGCTGATCGAACCGTGA
- a CDS encoding DUF6456 domain-containing protein: MRMLAERGIDGDGRIVAQAARRRSVTVNLAESPLSWLATRGLIDARQIEAGERLRADYERAALAPSVTMRWSARVDGGAGQGLDPTSAHLAAKRRFDAAIAAVGRGLSDVLWRVVCAGEGLPLAEKALGWPARSGRVVLTMALDRLADHYGLG; encoded by the coding sequence ATGCGGATGCTGGCGGAACGCGGGATCGATGGCGACGGGCGGATCGTCGCACAGGCGGCGCGGCGTCGCAGCGTCACCGTCAACCTCGCCGAATCGCCCCTGTCGTGGCTCGCCACCCGCGGGCTGATCGACGCCCGGCAGATCGAGGCGGGCGAGCGGCTGCGCGCCGATTACGAACGCGCCGCGCTCGCGCCCTCGGTCACGATGCGCTGGTCCGCACGCGTCGATGGCGGGGCAGGGCAGGGGCTCGATCCCACCAGCGCGCACCTCGCCGCGAAACGCCGCTTCGACGCCGCGATCGCCGCAGTCGGGCGGGGCCTGAGCGACGTGCTGTGGCGCGTGGTCTGCGCGGGCGAGGGACTGCCGCTGGCGGAAAAGGCACTCGGCTGGCCGGCCCGCTCGGGCCGCGTGGTGCTGACGATGGCGCTCGATCGGCTCGCGGATCATTACGGGCTGGGGTGA
- a CDS encoding IS5 family transposase (programmed frameshift), whose amino-acid sequence MSDLYWLTDEQMGRLQPYFPKSHGKPRVDDRRVLSGIVFVNRNGLRWRDAPSAYGPHKTLYNRWKRWGERGVFLRMMEGLAAADAEPKTIMIDATYLKAHRTASSLRVKKGNLGRLIGRTKGGMNTKLHAVTDANGRPLSFFMTAGQVSDYTGAAALLDDLPKAQWLLGDRGYDANWFRDALEAKDIQPCIPGRRSRNEPVRYDKRRYRRRSRIEIMFGRLKDWRRVATRYDRCPAVFFSAIALAATVIFWL is encoded by the exons ATGAGCGACCTGTATTGGCTGACGGATGAGCAGATGGGGCGCCTGCAGCCGTACTTTCCCAAGAGCCATGGCAAGCCTCGGGTTGATGACCGGCGGGTGCTGAGCGGTATCGTCTTCGTCAACCGGAACGGGCTGCGGTGGCGTGATGCGCCTAGCGCGTATGGTCCGCACAAGACGCTCTACAACCGGTGGAAGCGGTGGGGCGAGAGAGGGGTATTCCTCCGCATGATGGAGGGGCTGGCTGCCGCGGATGCCGAGCCCAAGACCATCATGATCGACGCGACCTACCTTAAAGCACACCGCACGGCATCGAGCCTGCGGGTTAAAAAGGGGA ACCTTGGGCGGCTGATCGGCCGCACCAAAGGTGGCATGAACACCAAGTTGCACGCCGTCACAGATGCCAACGGCCGCCCGCTCAGCTTCTTCATGACCGCCGGGCAGGTCAGCGACTACACTGGCGCGGCAGCTCTGCTGGACGACCTGCCCAAGGCGCAGTGGCTGCTTGGCGATCGCGGCTATGATGCCAACTGGTTCAGGGATGCCTTGGAAGCCAAAGACATCCAGCCCTGCATCCCAGGTCGGCGATCCCGCAACGAACCAGTCAGATACGACAAGCGTCGATACAGGCGCCGCAGCCGCATCGAGATCATGTTCGGCCGCCTGAAGGACTGGCGCCGCGTCGCCACTCGCTACGACCGATGCCCAGCCGTCTTCTTCTCCGCCATCGCCCTCGCTGCCACAGTCATCTTCTGGCTATGA
- a CDS encoding anti-sigma factor: MAVAPDDSVTAAELALGLIEGEERSAALRRMLAEPEFAREVERWRAHFALLYPEYPSVEPPAWVEQRLATIGGGDPVGWRWATGGASALAAALALALVLRPADVVAPPTPAPRPVAAAPAPVFAAAMAPDGTTDTKPFAALFDVGQGQVRVPAGITVPAGRVAQLWRIGGDGVPQSLGLLTATGTTALRLSPADRAALAAGATLAISIEPLGGSPKPVPTGPVVATGALTRI, from the coding sequence ATGGCAGTGGCTCCTGACGATAGCGTCACCGCGGCCGAGCTGGCGCTTGGGCTGATCGAGGGCGAGGAGCGCTCGGCTGCGCTGCGCCGGATGCTGGCCGAGCCCGAGTTCGCGCGCGAGGTCGAGCGGTGGCGGGCGCACTTCGCGCTATTGTACCCCGAGTATCCGTCGGTCGAGCCGCCGGCGTGGGTCGAGCAGCGACTGGCCACGATCGGCGGCGGCGATCCGGTTGGCTGGCGTTGGGCGACCGGTGGTGCATCGGCGCTGGCTGCGGCGCTTGCGCTTGCGCTGGTACTGCGGCCGGCGGACGTGGTGGCGCCACCGACGCCGGCACCGCGACCGGTCGCTGCCGCGCCCGCGCCTGTCTTTGCCGCGGCGATGGCGCCGGACGGCACGACCGACACCAAGCCGTTCGCGGCGCTGTTCGACGTCGGGCAAGGCCAAGTGCGCGTGCCGGCGGGGATCACCGTGCCGGCAGGCAGGGTCGCGCAACTCTGGCGGATCGGCGGCGATGGCGTGCCGCAGTCGCTCGGGCTGTTGACCGCGACGGGCACGACCGCGCTGCGGCTGAGCCCGGCCGATCGCGCCGCGCTGGCCGCCGGTGCGACGCTCGCGATCTCGATCGAGCCGTTGGGCGGTTCGCCCAAGCCGGTGCCGACCGGGCCGGTGGTGGCGACCGGCGCGCTTACGCGGATCTGA
- a CDS encoding Fe2+-dependent dioxygenase has translation MLIAIPDLLDPAALVRVRAIVDAAEWVDGNVTSGHQSALAKRNEQLPEESAAAREAGRIVLDALGRSPLFFAATLPLKVFPPLFNRYGVGQTFGTHVDNAIRIQRGTDFRIRADISVTLFLANEGDYDGGELVIEDLFGAQRVKLPAGHAVVYPSSSLHHVTPVTRGTRVASFFWLQSMVRDDSARRILYDVDRSVQAVAADKGQGDPTVIQLTGVYHNLLRRWADA, from the coding sequence CGAATGGGTCGACGGCAACGTCACCTCCGGGCACCAGTCGGCGCTCGCCAAGCGCAACGAACAATTGCCCGAGGAAAGCGCGGCAGCGCGCGAGGCCGGCCGGATCGTGCTCGACGCGCTTGGCCGCTCGCCGCTGTTCTTCGCCGCCACACTGCCGCTCAAGGTCTTCCCGCCGCTCTTCAACCGCTACGGCGTCGGACAGACGTTCGGCACGCACGTCGACAATGCGATCCGCATCCAGCGCGGCACCGATTTCCGCATCCGCGCCGATATTTCGGTGACCTTGTTCCTCGCCAATGAGGGCGATTACGACGGCGGCGAACTCGTGATCGAGGATCTCTTCGGTGCGCAGCGCGTGAAGCTGCCCGCCGGCCATGCGGTCGTCTATCCCTCGTCCAGCCTGCACCATGTGACGCCCGTCACGCGCGGCACGCGGGTCGCCTCGTTCTTCTGGCTGCAGTCGATGGTGCGCGATGACAGTGCGCGGCGCATCCTTTACGATGTCGATCGCAGCGTCCAGGCAGTCGCCGCCGACAAGGGGCAGGGTGATCCGACGGTGATCCAGCTGACCGGCGTCTACCACAATCTCCTGCGCCGCTGGGCCGACGCCTGA
- a CDS encoding helix-turn-helix domain-containing protein, protein MVHGYEALTEKEKQTLRLLLVGHDAKSMARHFDLSVHTINERLRDARRKLSVSSSKEAARLLRAAEDTAPQSIRDTPFGEAADLPPDQHGSRAPAPSRFPRRHLWAIGGIVMLSLAAVLLALSAPVQAPAGSPAAPATTPAAETAVTKAARDWLALVDDAKWQESWEGTAQSFRSANTVAAWQSASEQARTPLGRVLSRTLLREVDVPAPPAGYRTVQFRTDFANKRGATETLSLDRDGDSWKVVGIYIE, encoded by the coding sequence ATGGTTCACGGATATGAGGCGCTGACCGAGAAGGAGAAGCAGACGCTTCGTCTGCTGCTGGTTGGGCATGACGCCAAATCGATGGCACGGCATTTCGATCTTTCGGTCCACACCATCAACGAACGGCTGCGCGACGCGAGGCGCAAGCTCTCCGTATCGAGCAGCAAGGAAGCCGCGCGGCTGCTGCGCGCGGCGGAGGACACGGCCCCCCAATCGATCAGGGACACGCCGTTCGGGGAAGCCGCCGACCTGCCACCCGACCAACACGGCTCCCGAGCCCCGGCGCCCTCGCGATTTCCGCGGCGGCATCTGTGGGCGATCGGAGGAATCGTCATGCTGTCTCTCGCCGCCGTGCTGCTCGCCCTGTCCGCGCCCGTCCAAGCGCCCGCCGGATCACCCGCCGCCCCGGCCACGACGCCCGCCGCCGAAACTGCCGTCACCAAGGCCGCGCGCGACTGGCTGGCGCTGGTCGACGATGCGAAATGGCAGGAAAGCTGGGAAGGGACCGCCCAGTCGTTCCGCTCGGCCAACACCGTCGCCGCCTGGCAATCGGCATCCGAACAGGCCCGCACGCCGCTCGGCCGCGTCCTCTCGCGCACGCTGCTGCGCGAGGTCGATGTGCCCGCCCCACCCGCCGGCTATCGCACGGTCCAATTCCGTACCGATTTCGCCAACAAGCGCGGCGCCACCGAAACACTGTCGCTCGACCGTGACGGCGACAGCTGGAAGGTCGTCGGCATCTATATCGAGTGA
- a CDS encoding ferritin-like domain-containing protein, with amino-acid sequence MSQSDQLLESLDGRARRREDRRAFFTAALSAAAVGAGAFAFASPAAAQTVTDADVLNFALNLEYLEANFYYYAVFGTAIPAASQGTSPGAITGGAKVNFTDPLVAQYAREIAADELAHVNFLRGALGTSAVVQPAINISGDVNGAFSAAAQAAGVVPAGTAFNPYASDEAFLLGAFIFEDVGVTAYKGAAPLLTNKTFLEAAAGILAVEAYHAAIVRTVLYRKGIETPSAQLIETTEKISAARDSLDGAPAEDATRGIAPDDDQGILPSTSSAGTVSNIAPLNMNGLAYSRSAAQTLNIVYLNRAAVTMGGFFPAGVNGTIKTSAAN; translated from the coding sequence ATGTCACAATCGGATCAGTTGCTGGAGTCGCTGGACGGCCGCGCCCGTCGGCGCGAAGATCGACGCGCCTTCTTTACGGCAGCGCTCAGCGCGGCCGCAGTCGGCGCGGGTGCCTTCGCCTTCGCTAGTCCGGCAGCGGCACAGACGGTGACGGACGCCGATGTGCTCAACTTCGCGCTCAACCTCGAATATCTCGAAGCGAACTTCTATTATTACGCCGTGTTCGGCACGGCCATCCCGGCCGCTTCGCAGGGCACGTCGCCTGGCGCGATTACTGGTGGTGCGAAGGTCAACTTCACCGATCCGCTGGTGGCGCAATATGCCCGCGAGATCGCGGCTGACGAGCTCGCGCATGTCAACTTCCTGCGCGGCGCACTCGGCACATCCGCCGTCGTGCAGCCCGCGATCAACATCAGCGGCGACGTGAACGGCGCCTTCAGTGCCGCCGCCCAGGCCGCCGGCGTCGTCCCGGCCGGTACCGCGTTCAACCCTTATGCCTCGGACGAGGCGTTCCTGCTCGGCGCGTTCATCTTCGAGGATGTCGGCGTGACCGCATACAAGGGCGCCGCGCCGCTGCTGACCAACAAGACTTTCCTCGAGGCCGCCGCCGGCATCCTCGCGGTCGAGGCGTATCACGCCGCGATCGTCCGCACTGTGCTGTATCGCAAGGGTATCGAAACCCCCTCGGCACAGCTGATCGAGACAACCGAAAAGATCTCCGCCGCGCGCGATTCGCTTGATGGCGCGCCGGCCGAGGATGCCACCCGCGGCATCGCGCCCGATGACGATCAGGGCATCCTGCCGAGCACGAGCAGCGCCGGCACTGTGTCGAACATCGCACCGCTCAACATGAACGGTCTCGCGTACAGCCGCTCGGCCGCGCAGACGCTGAACATTGTTTATCTGAACCGCGCCGCAGTGACGATGGGCGGTTTCTTCCCCGCCGGCGTCAACGGCACCATCAAGACCAGCGCCGCGAACTGA
- the thiC gene encoding phosphomethylpyrimidine synthase ThiC — MADVQARTEIGVTTGPIRGSRKIHVGPLGVAMRAIDLEPSCGEPPLNVYDTSGPYTDPNAHIDIMTGLPQLRRDWIMARGDVEAYDARELRPEDNGQLGPDRSGGVQPFPNVVRRPLRAKPGANVSQMHYARRGIITAEMEYVATRENLGRAMLKEYVRDGESFGAAIPDYVTPEFVRDEIARGRAIIPNNINHPESEPMAIGRNFLVKINANIGNSAVASNVATEVDKLVWSIRWGADTVMDLSTGRNIHDTREWIIRNSPVPIGTVPIYQALEKVGGVAEELTWEIFRDTLIEQAEQGVDYFTIHAGVRLPYVPLAAKRVTGIVSRGGSIMAKWCLSHHKESFLYEHFDEITEIMKAYDIAYSLGDGLRPGSIADANDEAQFAELYTLGELTHRAWAQDVQVMIEGPGHVPMHKIKENMEKQLEVCGEAPFYTLGPLTTDIAPGYDHITSGIGAAMIGWYGTAMLCYVTPKEHLGLPDRDDVKVGVVTYKLAAHAADLAKGHPAAQMRDDALSRARFEFRWRDQFNLSLDPDTAENYHDQTLPAEGAKTAHFCSMCGPKFCSMKISQEVRDFAKLQNQGSEGFIATAEAEAGMARMSDVYEETGRELYMGAGDREHD; from the coding sequence ATGGCCGACGTTCAAGCCCGCACCGAGATCGGCGTCACCACCGGCCCGATCCGCGGCTCCCGCAAGATCCATGTCGGCCCACTCGGTGTCGCGATGCGCGCGATCGATCTCGAACCCTCGTGCGGCGAACCCCCGCTCAACGTCTACGATACGTCGGGGCCGTACACCGATCCCAACGCGCACATCGACATCATGACCGGCCTGCCACAACTCCGCCGCGACTGGATCATGGCCCGCGGCGACGTCGAGGCGTACGACGCGCGCGAGCTGCGCCCCGAGGACAACGGCCAGCTCGGCCCCGACCGCTCGGGCGGCGTCCAGCCGTTCCCCAACGTCGTGCGCCGCCCGCTGCGCGCCAAGCCCGGCGCCAACGTCAGCCAGATGCACTACGCCCGCCGCGGTATCATCACCGCCGAGATGGAATATGTCGCCACACGCGAGAACCTCGGCCGCGCGATGCTCAAGGAATATGTCCGCGACGGCGAAAGCTTCGGCGCGGCGATCCCCGATTACGTGACCCCCGAGTTCGTCCGCGACGAAATCGCGCGCGGCCGGGCGATTATCCCCAACAACATCAACCACCCCGAATCCGAGCCGATGGCGATCGGCCGCAACTTCCTGGTGAAGATCAACGCCAACATCGGCAACAGCGCGGTCGCCAGCAACGTCGCGACCGAGGTCGACAAGCTCGTCTGGTCGATCCGCTGGGGCGCCGACACGGTAATGGACCTCTCCACCGGCCGCAACATCCACGACACGCGCGAATGGATCATCCGCAACTCGCCCGTGCCGATCGGCACCGTGCCGATCTACCAGGCGCTCGAAAAGGTCGGCGGCGTCGCCGAGGAGCTGACGTGGGAGATCTTCCGTGACACGCTGATCGAGCAGGCCGAACAGGGCGTCGATTATTTCACGATCCACGCTGGCGTCCGCCTGCCGTACGTCCCGCTCGCCGCCAAGCGCGTGACCGGCATCGTCAGCCGCGGCGGCTCGATCATGGCGAAATGGTGCCTCAGCCACCACAAGGAGAGCTTCCTCTACGAGCATTTCGACGAGATCACCGAGATCATGAAGGCGTATGACATCGCCTACAGCCTCGGCGACGGTCTGCGCCCCGGCAGCATCGCCGACGCCAATGACGAAGCGCAGTTCGCAGAACTCTACACGCTGGGCGAACTCACCCACCGCGCCTGGGCGCAGGACGTGCAGGTGATGATCGAAGGCCCCGGCCACGTGCCGATGCACAAGATCAAGGAGAATATGGAAAAGCAGCTCGAGGTATGCGGCGAAGCGCCGTTCTACACGCTCGGGCCGCTCACCACCGATATCGCGCCGGGCTACGACCATATCACCAGCGGCATCGGCGCGGCGATGATCGGTTGGTACGGCACCGCGATGCTTTGTTACGTCACGCCCAAGGAGCATCTCGGCCTGCCCGACCGCGACGATGTGAAGGTCGGCGTCGTCACCTACAAGCTCGCCGCCCACGCCGCCGATCTGGCGAAGGGGCATCCCGCCGCGCAGATGCGCGACGACGCTTTGTCGCGCGCGCGTTTCGAATTCCGCTGGCGCGACCAGTTCAACCTGTCGCTCGATCCCGACACGGCGGAGAATTATCACGACCAGACGCTGCCTGCCGAAGGCGCAAAGACCGCACATTTCTGCTCGATGTGCGGGCCTAAGTTCTGCTCGATGAAGATCTCGCAGGAGGTCCGCGATTTCGCCAAGCTCCAGAACCAGGGCAGCGAAGGCTTCATCGCCACCGCCGAGGCCGAAGCCGGCATGGCGCGGATGAGCGACGTGTACGAGGAAACGGGCCGCGAGCTCTACATGGGCGCCGGCGACCGCGAACACGATTGA